The proteins below are encoded in one region of Campylobacter helveticus:
- a CDS encoding beta-ketoacyl-ACP synthase II: MKRVVVTGIGMINALGLDKESSFKAICEGKSGVDRITLFDASEFPVQIAAEVKNFDPLEVVDGKEVKKIDRFIQLGIKAAREAMEDAKFDKDLNKEEFGVVSAAGIGGLPNIEKNSVICEEKGPRKISPFFIPSALVNMLGGLVSIEHSLKGPNISCVTACAAGTHAICEAYKSIVLGTADKMLVVGAEAAICPVGIGGFASMRALSTRNDEPQKASRPFDKGRDGFVMGEGAGALVFEEYEAAKKRGVKIYAELIGFGESADAHHITSPTLDGPLRAMQKALKMANGVNVDYINAHGTSTPVNDRNETAAIKAIFGENLPLVSSTKGQIGHCLGAAGAIEAVISLMALEKGVVPPTINQLEKDEECNLDYVPNVAKETKLEVVMSNSFGFGGTNGCVIFKRVD; encoded by the coding sequence TTGAAGAGGGTTGTGGTTACTGGCATTGGTATGATAAATGCTCTGGGCTTAGATAAAGAAAGTTCTTTTAAAGCAATTTGCGAGGGTAAGAGTGGAGTAGATAGAATTACACTTTTTGACGCAAGTGAATTTCCTGTTCAAATTGCTGCGGAAGTTAAGAATTTTGACCCTTTAGAGGTGGTAGATGGTAAGGAAGTTAAGAAAATCGACCGCTTTATACAGCTTGGGATTAAAGCTGCAAGGGAAGCAATGGAAGATGCGAAATTTGATAAGGATTTAAACAAGGAAGAATTTGGCGTAGTTTCTGCTGCTGGTATCGGTGGTTTGCCAAATATAGAAAAAAATTCTGTTATTTGTGAAGAAAAGGGACCGCGTAAAATTTCTCCCTTTTTTATTCCCTCAGCTCTTGTTAATATGCTAGGTGGTTTGGTGTCTATAGAGCATTCTTTAAAGGGACCGAATATCTCTTGCGTAACGGCTTGTGCGGCTGGAACACACGCGATATGCGAAGCTTACAAAAGTATCGTTTTAGGCACAGCGGATAAAATGCTTGTGGTGGGAGCAGAAGCGGCAATTTGCCCTGTGGGTATAGGCGGTTTTGCTTCTATGAGGGCTTTATCAACAAGAAATGATGAGCCACAAAAAGCCTCACGCCCTTTTGATAAGGGAAGGGATGGTTTTGTGATGGGTGAGGGTGCTGGTGCTTTAGTTTTTGAAGAGTATGAAGCAGCAAAAAAACGCGGAGTAAAAATTTATGCCGAGCTTATAGGCTTTGGAGAAAGTGCGGACGCACATCATATTACTTCTCCAACCTTAGATGGTCCATTAAGAGCAATGCAAAAAGCTTTAAAAATGGCAAATGGTGTTAATGTTGATTATATTAATGCTCACGGCACTTCAACTCCCGTTAATGATAGAAATGAAACTGCTGCCATTAAGGCTATTTTTGGCGAAAATTTACCTCTTGTAAGTTCTACAAAAGGGCAAATTGGACATTGTTTGGGTGCGGCTGGGGCGATTGAAGCGGTAATCTCTTTAATGGCTTTGGAAAAAGGCGTAGTGCCACCTACTATTAATCAGCTTGAAAAAGATGAAGAATGTAATCTTGATTATGTGCCAAATGTCGCTAAGGAAACAAAACTTGAAGTTGTGATGAGCAATTCTTTTGGTTTTGGTGGAACAAATGGCTGTGTGATTTTTAAAAGAGTGGATTAA
- a CDS encoding dihydroneopterin aldolase has translation MQSHIKIKLKFKCIIGILDFEREKKQKVIVKIKAKADEFLDYAKVARAVKIDYKKQKFQTIEESLRFISLNLKKIFPQISYLKITTFKPKILKNAKVGVSNEFYFNKSKE, from the coding sequence ATGCAAAGTCATATAAAAATCAAACTTAAATTTAAGTGCATTATAGGAATTTTAGATTTTGAGCGAGAAAAAAAGCAAAAAGTTATAGTCAAAATAAAAGCAAAAGCGGATGAATTTTTAGATTATGCTAAAGTTGCTAGGGCAGTTAAGATAGACTATAAAAAGCAAAAATTTCAAACCATAGAAGAATCTTTGAGATTTATAAGTTTAAATTTAAAAAAAATATTTCCTCAAATTTCTTACCTTAAAATCACCACTTTTAAGCCCAAAATTCTTAAAAATGCTAAAGTCGGTGTAAGTAACGAATTTTATTTTAATAAATCCAAGGAGTAA
- a CDS encoding META domain-containing protein, which produces MKKMGIALASLALFVGCASHNASSEVGGKDTMKPLALEGQNLKIEKIVVGGKSFNPENMEENPNISFEKNKFYGSAGCNRFFGNYKKDDMNLQIDGAASTQMLCHPQSVMEFESTFLTNFNGNFKIINENDKIILESGETKIYLK; this is translated from the coding sequence ATGAAAAAGATGGGCATTGCTTTAGCAAGTTTGGCTCTTTTTGTGGGCTGTGCAAGTCATAATGCTTCGAGTGAGGTAGGAGGAAAGGATACTATGAAACCACTTGCTTTGGAAGGACAAAATTTAAAAATAGAAAAAATCGTAGTTGGTGGAAAGAGCTTTAACCCTGAAAATATGGAAGAAAACCCTAATATCAGCTTCGAGAAAAATAAATTTTACGGCTCTGCTGGGTGTAACCGCTTTTTTGGAAATTACAAAAAAGATGATATGAATTTGCAAATCGATGGTGCAGCTTCGACACAAATGCTTTGCCATCCTCAAAGCGTAATGGAATTTGAAAGCACTTTCTTAACAAATTTTAATGGAAATTTTAAAATTATTAATGAAAATGATAAGATTATCCTAGAGAGTGGTGAGACAAAAATTTATCTTAAATAA
- the glmM gene encoding phosphoglucosamine mutase, with translation MKLFGTDGVRGKAGEFLDSFLAMRLAMAAGIYFKDKAITNNILVGKDTRKSGYMIENAIVSGLTSIGYNVIQIGPMPTPAIAFLTEDMRCDAGIMISASHNPYYDNGIKFFDSHGNKLSEEAERKIEEIYYDDKLLESSKVVMEQIGRAKRIDDVIGRYIVSIKNSFPKDLTLKSLRVVLDVAHGAAYKVAPTIFKELGAEVIVMSDKPNGLNINDNCGALHPTNLAEEVKKLRADVGFAFDGDADRLVVVDEKGVVANGDSLLGVLALHLKEQGKLKSKVVATIMSNGALKEFLNKNKIELETCNVGDKFVLEKLKACGGNFGGEQSGHIIFSDYAKTGDGLIAALQFSALMLSKKKSASAVLGQIKPYPQLLHNLKISQKKDLAKLKGLRELTVELDKKGINSLFRYSGTENLIRLLLEAKDSKLLEKEMKGVEAFFRKALND, from the coding sequence ATGAAACTTTTTGGAACAGACGGAGTTCGCGGTAAGGCGGGAGAATTTTTAGATAGCTTTTTAGCTATGCGTTTGGCGATGGCTGCGGGGATTTATTTTAAAGATAAGGCGATTACGAATAATATTTTAGTCGGTAAAGATACAAGAAAAAGTGGCTATATGATAGAAAATGCCATAGTTTCAGGGCTTACCTCCATAGGCTATAATGTCATACAAATAGGACCTATGCCAACTCCTGCTATTGCTTTTTTGACTGAAGATATGCGTTGTGATGCGGGGATTATGATTTCAGCTTCTCATAATCCTTATTATGATAATGGCATTAAATTTTTTGACTCGCACGGCAATAAACTCAGCGAAGAAGCAGAGAGAAAAATCGAAGAAATTTATTATGATGATAAATTGCTTGAAAGCTCTAAGGTCGTAATGGAGCAAATCGGCAGAGCAAAAAGGATTGATGATGTGATAGGGCGTTATATTGTGAGCATTAAAAATTCCTTTCCTAAGGACTTGACCTTAAAATCCTTACGCGTAGTTCTTGATGTCGCTCATGGAGCAGCTTATAAGGTCGCACCAACTATTTTTAAAGAGCTTGGGGCAGAAGTCATTGTGATGAGTGATAAACCTAACGGGCTTAATATTAATGATAATTGTGGCGCACTGCACCCTACGAATTTGGCAGAGGAGGTTAAAAAGCTTCGTGCTGATGTCGGCTTTGCGTTTGATGGAGATGCGGATAGGCTTGTGGTGGTCGATGAAAAAGGCGTAGTAGCAAATGGCGATAGTCTGTTAGGCGTTTTAGCCTTGCATCTTAAAGAGCAGGGTAAATTAAAATCCAAAGTCGTAGCGACCATTATGAGTAACGGCGCTTTAAAAGAATTTTTAAATAAAAATAAAATCGAGCTTGAAACCTGTAATGTAGGCGATAAATTTGTTTTGGAAAAGCTTAAGGCTTGTGGGGGGAATTTTGGTGGGGAACAAAGTGGGCATATCATCTTTAGCGACTATGCTAAAACAGGCGATGGACTTATCGCCGCGCTTCAGTTTTCTGCTCTAATGCTTTCAAAGAAAAAAAGCGCAAGTGCGGTTCTTGGGCAAATTAAGCCTTATCCTCAGCTTTTGCATAATCTCAAAATTTCTCAAAAGAAAGATTTAGCCAAGCTAAAAGGCTTAAGAGAGCTAACAGTAGAGCTTGATAAAAAGGGTATCAATAGCCTTTTTCGCTATTCTGGCACGGAGAATTTAATCCGCTTACTTTTGGAGGCTAAGGATAGTAAGCTTTTGGAAAAAGAAATGAAAGGCGTGGAGGCGTTTTTTAGGAAAGCTTTAAATGATTAA
- the accA gene encoding acetyl-CoA carboxylase carboxyl transferase subunit alpha: MASYLDFEKNIQQIDEDIINAQIKSDFDAVAILKKNLEKEIVKTYKNLSDFQRLQLARHPDRPYALDYIDLILNDKYEIHGDRAFRDDPAIVCFMGYLGDKKLIVIGEQKGRGTKDKIARNFGMPHPEGYRKALRVARMAEKFQIPILFLIDTPGAYPGIGAEERGQSEAIATNLYELSDLKTPTIAVVIGEGGSGGALAIGVADKLAMMKNSVFSVISPEGCAAILWNDPSKSEAATKAMKVSADDLKEQGLIDDVIEEPTNGAHRDKENAAVAIADYVKKALDELENIDTRELVANRMQKILKLGAFKENS; the protein is encoded by the coding sequence ATGGCTTCTTATTTAGATTTTGAGAAAAATATCCAGCAAATTGATGAGGATATTATAAATGCACAAATTAAGAGTGATTTTGATGCGGTAGCCATTTTGAAAAAAAATCTTGAAAAAGAAATTGTCAAAACTTATAAGAATTTAAGTGATTTTCAACGCTTACAATTAGCGAGACATCCTGATAGACCTTATGCACTTGATTATATTGATTTAATTTTAAATGATAAGTATGAAATTCACGGAGATAGAGCTTTTAGAGATGACCCTGCCATTGTTTGTTTTATGGGTTATTTGGGAGACAAAAAGCTTATTGTGATAGGTGAGCAAAAAGGGCGTGGCACTAAAGATAAGATAGCAAGAAATTTTGGTATGCCGCACCCTGAGGGTTATAGGAAAGCATTAAGAGTAGCCAGAATGGCGGAAAAATTCCAAATTCCTATACTATTTCTCATTGATACTCCGGGTGCTTATCCCGGTATTGGGGCGGAAGAGCGTGGGCAAAGTGAGGCTATTGCTACAAATTTATATGAGCTGAGCGATTTAAAAACTCCCACTATAGCGGTAGTTATAGGTGAGGGAGGAAGCGGGGGAGCTTTAGCCATAGGTGTAGCGGATAAACTTGCTATGATGAAAAATTCTGTTTTTTCTGTAATTTCTCCTGAGGGTTGTGCGGCTATACTTTGGAATGACCCATCCAAAAGTGAGGCGGCAACTAAAGCAATGAAGGTGAGCGCAGACGATTTAAAAGAGCAGGGCTTGATTGATGATGTGATTGAAGAGCCTACAAATGGTGCACATAGAGATAAAGAAAATGCAGCTGTGGCTATTGCTGATTATGTGAAAAAAGCTTTAGATGAGTTAGAAAATATTGACACGAGGGAACTTGTGGCTAATAGAATGCAAAAAATTCTTAAACTTGGAGCCTTTAAAGAAAATTCATAA
- the plsY gene encoding glycerol-3-phosphate 1-O-acyltransferase PlsY, with protein sequence MENLSIYALAYLLGSVPFGLILAKTFAKVNIKNQGSKSIGATNVLRVVKQENPKLAKKLAIATIVLDFSKAFIPLMLLKFLGYDLNLLWSVAVLTIFGHCFSLYLFFEGGKGIATGAGAMAVLLPLEVLSAFAVWFVIGKIFKISSLASLIALLTFIITSFMFNYDMPFIDTHAPVFIIAFIILYKHLPNIKRLLFKEECKVI encoded by the coding sequence ATGGAAAATTTAAGTATTTACGCTTTAGCTTATCTTTTAGGCTCTGTGCCTTTTGGATTGATTTTGGCTAAAACTTTTGCTAAGGTCAATATCAAAAATCAAGGTTCAAAAAGCATAGGTGCAACTAATGTTTTAAGGGTTGTCAAACAAGAAAATCCAAAACTTGCAAAAAAGCTTGCCATAGCGACTATTGTGCTTGATTTTTCTAAAGCTTTTATCCCTCTTATGCTACTAAAATTCTTGGGTTATGATTTAAATTTACTTTGGAGTGTGGCAGTTTTGACAATATTTGGGCATTGTTTTTCGCTTTATCTCTTTTTTGAAGGTGGTAAGGGTATAGCCACAGGGGCTGGAGCTATGGCTGTGCTTTTGCCTTTAGAGGTTTTAAGTGCCTTTGCTGTTTGGTTTGTGATAGGAAAAATATTTAAAATTTCCTCTTTAGCCTCACTCATAGCCCTTCTAACTTTCATCATCACTTCTTTTATGTTTAATTATGATATGCCATTTATCGATACACACGCACCCGTGTTTATCATCGCCTTTATCATACTTTATAAACACCTGCCAAATATTAAAAGATTGCTTTTTAAAGAAGAATGCAAAGTCATATAA
- a CDS encoding cytochrome-c peroxidase — protein sequence MKIKSLLVASSLMLISVSGLSAASLIEEAKSLGFASLPKDQKGVDEILKQNGIKATPFSLEKAELGKKLYFEPRLSKSGIISCNTCHNLGLGGTDGIAAAVGHKWTANPHHLNSPTVYNSVLNNVQFWDGRAGTLADQAKGPIEAEPEMATPAKLAVQKISSLPEYVKEFKKIYGKSGVTFDNIADAIANFERTLITPSRFDKFLDGDEKALTKDEQKGLRLFIDKGCVTCHSGVNLGGSMQAFEVAAKYKFSNLGDFKGDANGMVKTPTLRNVAETAPYFHNGAIWSLRDAIKEMGSVQLGIKISNSEAKSIEAFLHTLTGDKPAIIYPQLPISTEKTPKPEL from the coding sequence ATGAAGATTAAGTCTTTGCTTGTTGCATCTTCTTTGATGCTTATTTCTGTGAGCGGTTTATCGGCTGCTAGTTTGATTGAGGAAGCCAAAAGTTTAGGTTTTGCTTCTTTGCCAAAAGACCAAAAAGGTGTAGATGAGATTCTTAAACAAAATGGCATAAAAGCAACTCCATTTAGCCTTGAAAAAGCGGAGCTTGGTAAAAAATTATATTTTGAGCCACGCCTTTCAAAAAGTGGAATTATTTCTTGTAATACCTGTCATAACCTTGGTTTAGGTGGCACAGATGGAATCGCTGCTGCTGTGGGACATAAATGGACAGCAAACCCTCATCATCTAAATTCTCCAACCGTTTATAACTCAGTTTTAAACAATGTGCAGTTTTGGGATGGTAGAGCTGGCACTTTAGCTGACCAAGCAAAAGGACCTATCGAAGCAGAGCCTGAAATGGCAACTCCAGCAAAACTAGCTGTTCAAAAAATCTCTTCCTTACCTGAGTATGTGAAAGAATTTAAAAAAATTTATGGTAAAAGTGGCGTAACTTTTGACAATATCGCTGATGCGATTGCAAATTTTGAAAGAACGCTCATTACTCCATCTCGTTTTGATAAATTCTTAGATGGCGATGAAAAAGCTTTAACAAAAGATGAGCAAAAAGGCTTAAGACTCTTTATAGACAAAGGCTGTGTAACCTGTCATAGTGGTGTAAATTTAGGTGGTTCTATGCAGGCTTTTGAAGTAGCAGCTAAATATAAATTTTCCAATTTGGGCGATTTCAAAGGTGATGCAAATGGTATGGTGAAAACTCCTACCTTAAGAAATGTGGCTGAAACTGCTCCGTATTTTCACAATGGTGCAATTTGGTCTTTAAGAGATGCGATTAAAGAAATGGGAAGCGTGCAACTTGGCATTAAAATTTCTAATAGCGAAGCAAAAAGCATAGAGGCGTTTTTGCATACGCTAACAGGCGATAAGCCAGCTATCATCTACCCACAACTTCCTATTTCTACTGAAAAAACTCCAAAGCCAGAGCTTTAA
- a CDS encoding methyl-accepting chemotaxis protein, producing the protein MFKSIGFKVSAAIFAILFISFVVVWFILNLDFKNTATKMGRENLETVSTSIFQTMRMAMNLGDPEKIKEAIDDVRGIESISDIYIYPSKDTIELFEIKNPQTTKDSIILEQFDKPEVKILEQLYNGVPTLRLIRPLIANDSCVACHANVKNGSVLGVMDVYHSLQGVKDDIAGTSRSYIVIFSLALLFTLIIVLLVLKRVVGSPVLELLKHAKELAQGTGDLRARIRINGQDEISQACGYINQFIEKTQNAVISTGTSVRKVEDQTGILSSNATNLNEITMQSHHKTNESFNLSNNIGTELAELALLSSEANVANDKSYTLLEEMLNSLFNVAQKVNGVATNENELAKKVENMVKQAHNIQKATTMMDEIADKTNLLSLNAGIEAARAGTFGRGFSVIAEDIRNLAQSSEEFLGSVAQITKELLDSIQDVSNELRENAHNVQSLNEDTNLLVDSANEVKICNQEAKSLVIQCTQRIKISQENIQKLLFSMQENVEVSEKNEEIAKILLQISNELKIVCHNLENQINQFQV; encoded by the coding sequence ATGTTTAAAAGCATAGGTTTTAAGGTTTCTGCTGCGATTTTTGCCATTTTATTTATTAGTTTTGTGGTTGTATGGTTTATTTTAAATTTAGATTTTAAAAATACTGCCACCAAAATGGGACGAGAAAATTTAGAAACCGTAAGCACTTCTATCTTTCAAACTATGCGTATGGCTATGAATTTGGGCGACCCTGAGAAAATTAAAGAGGCGATTGATGATGTGAGAGGGATTGAGAGTATCAGCGATATTTATATTTATCCCTCAAAAGATACCATTGAGCTTTTTGAGATAAAAAATCCACAAACGACGAAAGATAGCATTATTTTAGAGCAGTTTGACAAACCTGAAGTCAAAATTTTAGAGCAACTTTATAATGGCGTTCCAACTTTAAGGCTTATTCGTCCGTTGATTGCTAATGATTCTTGCGTTGCTTGCCACGCAAATGTCAAAAATGGAAGTGTTTTGGGGGTGATGGATGTGTATCATTCCTTACAAGGGGTGAAAGATGATATAGCAGGCACAAGTAGGTCTTATATTGTAATCTTTAGCCTCGCCTTGCTTTTTACTCTCATCATCGTTCTTTTGGTGCTTAAAAGAGTTGTGGGAAGTCCCGTTTTAGAGCTTTTAAAACACGCAAAAGAATTAGCACAAGGCACGGGCGATTTGCGTGCGAGGATTAGGATTAACGGGCAAGATGAAATATCTCAGGCTTGTGGCTATATTAATCAATTTATAGAAAAAACGCAAAATGCTGTCATTTCCACAGGAACAAGCGTTAGGAAAGTTGAAGACCAAACGGGAATTTTAAGTTCTAATGCAACAAATTTAAATGAAATCACTATGCAAAGTCATCATAAAACAAATGAAAGTTTTAATTTAAGTAATAATATAGGAACAGAACTAGCAGAACTTGCTTTGCTTTCAAGTGAGGCAAATGTGGCAAATGATAAATCTTATACCTTGCTTGAGGAAATGCTAAACTCTCTTTTTAATGTGGCTCAAAAGGTTAATGGTGTCGCTACAAATGAAAATGAACTTGCCAAAAAAGTTGAAAATATGGTTAAACAAGCGCATAATATCCAAAAAGCTACGACAATGATGGACGAAATAGCTGACAAGACAAATTTACTTTCTTTAAATGCTGGTATTGAGGCGGCTAGAGCTGGGACATTTGGGCGTGGATTTTCCGTCATCGCGGAGGATATTAGAAATTTGGCACAAAGCAGCGAGGAATTTTTAGGAAGCGTTGCGCAAATCACCAAAGAACTTTTGGACAGCATTCAAGATGTAAGTAACGAGCTTAGAGAAAATGCCCATAATGTGCAATCTTTAAATGAGGACACAAATTTACTTGTGGATTCTGCAAATGAAGTCAAAATTTGTAACCAAGAAGCTAAAAGTTTGGTAATTCAATGCACACAGAGGATTAAAATTTCGCAAGAAAATATCCAAAAACTACTTTTTTCTATGCAAGAAAATGTGGAAGTAAGTGAGAAAAATGAAGAGATTGCTAAAATCCTTTTGCAAATTTCTAATGAGTTAAAAATAGTGTGTCATAATTTGGAAAATCAAATTAATCAATTTCAAGTTTAA
- the acpP gene encoding acyl carrier protein translates to MATFDDVKAVVMEQLSIEADAVKMESKIVEDLGADSLDVVELVMALEEKFGIQISDSDAEKLIKIEDVVNYLENLKK, encoded by the coding sequence ATGGCAACATTTGACGATGTAAAAGCAGTAGTAATGGAGCAGTTAAGCATAGAAGCAGATGCTGTAAAAATGGAGTCTAAGATTGTTGAAGATTTGGGTGCAGATTCTTTAGATGTTGTTGAGCTTGTTATGGCTTTAGAGGAAAAATTTGGCATACAAATTTCAGATAGTGATGCAGAAAAATTAATTAAAATCGAGGATGTTGTTAATTATCTTGAAAATCTTAAAAAATAA
- the purH gene encoding bifunctional phosphoribosylaminoimidazolecarboxamide formyltransferase/IMP cyclohydrolase, which produces MRALLSVSDKEGIVEFAKELENLGFELLSTGGTYKLLKDNHLNVVEVSEFTNSPELFEGRVKTLHPKIHGGILHKRSDENHKKQAKDNGILGIDLVCVNLYPFKKTTIMSDDFDEIIENIDIGGPAMIRSAAKNYKDVMVVCDTQSYESVIEALKNGKNDEQFRLGLMIKAYEHTANYDSYIANYMNERFNEGFGEHKFIVGQKVFDTRYGENPHQKGSLYEFDAFFSTNFKTLKGEVSFNNLTDINAAVNLASSFDKAPAVAIVKHGNPCGFALKNTLLESYVEALKCDSVSAYGGVVAINGKLDRVLAEKINEIYVELIIAANVDEEALAVFETKKRIKIFTQKSPYLLRNYDKFDFKHIDGGFVYQNSDEVKENELLNAKLVSANSASESELKDLEIALKIAALTKSNNVTYVKNGALVAIGMGMTSRIDAAKAAINKACEMKLDLKGCVLASEAFFPFRDSIDEAAKVGVKAIVEPGGSIRDEEVIKAADEYGIALYFTGIRHFLH; this is translated from the coding sequence ATGAGAGCATTATTAAGCGTGAGTGATAAAGAGGGCATAGTCGAATTTGCAAAAGAGCTTGAAAATTTGGGCTTTGAGTTGCTTTCTACGGGTGGCACTTATAAGCTTTTAAAAGATAATCATCTTAATGTGGTCGAGGTCAGTGAATTTACAAATAGCCCCGAGCTTTTTGAGGGTAGGGTAAAGACTTTACACCCTAAAATTCACGGCGGAATTTTGCATAAAAGAAGCGATGAAAATCATAAAAAACAAGCTAAAGACAATGGAATTTTGGGGATTGATTTGGTTTGTGTGAATTTATACCCCTTTAAAAAAACAACCATTATGAGCGATGATTTTGATGAGATTATAGAAAATATCGATATAGGTGGTCCTGCGATGATAAGAAGTGCGGCAAAAAACTATAAAGATGTAATGGTCGTTTGTGATACGCAAAGTTATGAGAGCGTGATAGAGGCTTTAAAAAATGGAAAAAATGATGAGCAATTTCGTCTTGGTTTGATGATAAAGGCTTATGAGCATACGGCAAATTACGATTCTTACATCGCAAATTATATGAATGAGCGTTTTAATGAAGGTTTTGGAGAGCATAAATTTATAGTGGGACAGAAAGTTTTTGATACAAGATATGGAGAAAATCCTCATCAAAAAGGCTCTTTATATGAATTTGACGCGTTTTTTAGCACAAATTTCAAAACCTTAAAGGGGGAGGTTAGTTTTAATAATTTAACGGATATTAATGCTGCCGTTAATCTTGCTTCAAGCTTTGATAAAGCCCCAGCTGTGGCGATTGTTAAGCACGGAAATCCTTGTGGTTTTGCTTTGAAAAATACTTTGCTTGAAAGTTATGTTGAGGCGTTAAAATGTGATAGTGTGAGTGCGTATGGTGGCGTTGTGGCGATAAATGGAAAGCTTGATAGGGTCTTAGCGGAAAAAATTAATGAAATTTATGTCGAGCTTATTATAGCGGCTAATGTCGATGAGGAGGCTTTGGCTGTTTTTGAGACGAAGAAGAGGATTAAGATTTTTACGCAGAAAAGCCCTTATCTTCTAAGAAATTATGACAAATTTGATTTTAAGCACATTGATGGAGGTTTTGTCTATCAAAATAGCGATGAAGTTAAAGAAAATGAGCTTTTAAACGCCAAACTTGTAAGTGCAAATTCTGCAAGTGAGAGCGAGTTAAAGGACTTAGAAATCGCTCTTAAAATCGCCGCTTTGACAAAGTCAAACAATGTCACTTATGTGAAAAATGGGGCGCTTGTTGCGATAGGGATGGGAATGACAAGTCGCATTGATGCGGCTAAGGCTGCGATAAATAAGGCTTGTGAAATGAAGCTTGATTTAAAGGGCTGTGTTTTGGCGAGTGAAGCCTTTTTCCCTTTTAGAGATAGCATTGATGAAGCGGCAAAAGTGGGCGTGAAAGCCATAGTTGAGCCCGGCGGAAGCATAAGAGATGAAGAGGTCATTAAAGCAGCTGATGAATATGGCATAGCTTTGTATTTTACAGGCATTAGGCATTTTTTACATTGA
- a CDS encoding glutathionylspermidine synthase family protein, which produces MQFLTLNKLEKSYLESIGFSWHTDDDGSDYLDNKLVCVNENEANAYYEAANELYDMFIAAAQNVIDNNRFDELGIPFNLIDAIKMSWENEVHWHLYGRFDFAGGLDGKPIKLLEFNADTPTSLFESAILQWAILKQNNLDEHLQFNSIYESLMDNFKRLITLDEGVEEFDEHYQGWKILFSSVAGNKEEELTTKLLAHIATDAGFECNFAYADEVEFGEEGIFKDGINYEYWFKLIPWEEIAIEEGELAMLLTQIMRNQKAIILNPAYTLLFQSKGILKILWELYPNHPLLLECKEQPLQGKDYVKKPIFGREGANISIVKNGGNFKENVGPYGNNKMIYQEYYELNSNENEYYQAGVFFAYEGCGLGFRKGGIIIDNASKFVGHIIK; this is translated from the coding sequence ATGCAATTTTTAACGCTAAATAAGCTAGAGAAATCCTACCTTGAAAGTATAGGTTTTTCGTGGCATACAGATGATGATGGGAGTGATTATTTAGACAATAAGCTCGTTTGCGTGAATGAAAATGAGGCAAACGCCTACTACGAAGCCGCTAACGAGCTTTATGATATGTTTATCGCTGCGGCACAAAATGTCATAGATAACAACCGCTTTGATGAGCTTGGTATCCCTTTTAATCTCATCGATGCGATTAAAATGAGCTGGGAAAACGAGGTGCATTGGCACTTATATGGGCGTTTTGATTTCGCTGGTGGGCTTGATGGTAAGCCGATAAAATTGCTAGAATTTAACGCAGATACGCCAACTTCGCTTTTTGAAAGTGCTATTTTACAATGGGCTATATTAAAGCAAAATAATTTAGACGAGCATTTGCAATTTAATAGCATTTATGAAAGCTTAATGGATAATTTTAAGCGTCTTATTACTCTTGATGAAGGTGTGGAGGAATTTGATGAGCATTATCAAGGGTGGAAAATTCTTTTTTCAAGTGTAGCTGGAAATAAAGAAGAGGAACTTACAACTAAACTTTTGGCACACATTGCAACAGATGCTGGATTTGAATGCAACTTTGCCTATGCCGATGAAGTGGAATTTGGGGAAGAGGGAATTTTTAAAGACGGCATTAATTATGAATACTGGTTTAAACTCATTCCTTGGGAAGAAATTGCCATTGAGGAAGGTGAGTTAGCTATGCTTTTAACGCAAATAATGCGTAATCAAAAGGCGATTATCCTAAATCCTGCCTACACTCTTTTGTTTCAATCTAAAGGAATTTTAAAAATTTTATGGGAGCTTTATCCAAATCATCCTTTACTCTTAGAATGTAAAGAGCAGCCACTTCAAGGAAAAGATTATGTAAAAAAACCTATATTTGGACGCGAGGGAGCGAATATTAGCATTGTTAAAAATGGTGGCAATTTTAAAGAAAATGTTGGACCTTATGGAAATAATAAGATGATTTACCAAGAATATTACGAGCTAAATTCTAATGAAAATGAGTATTATCAGGCTGGAGTATTTTTTGCTTACGAGGGGTGTGGATTAGGTTTTAGAAAAGGAGGGATAATTATAGATAATGCCTCAAAATTTGTAGGGCATATCATAAAATAA